The following is a genomic window from Doryrhamphus excisus isolate RoL2022-K1 chromosome 3, RoL_Dexc_1.0, whole genome shotgun sequence.
TATGGACACAATATTTCTTTCACCTTTTGTCCAATCGGTCCCGGTGGGCCATGTCCATAATAATTTGGTTCTCCCTTGTCACCTTTGTTACCTCTTGGACCTGGTGCCCCATTTATGCCTGGCGGTCCAGGGATCCCTTGGTCTCCTTTTGTTCCCATTGGCCCTATGAGAGCATTATACTGTGTAAACAACTGCTCATATATTACTAAGGATTGGCTTTGGAAAGCAGGCAGCAGACCTAAAACCAAACTGCAGTTCTTACCAGGTCTGCCTCTGGTTCCTGGAATTCCTGGGATACCTGCAGGTCCCCGATTTCCTTTTGAGAAAACTGAGCCTTCAATACCAGGCTCACCTGTGGGACCTGGGCACCAATAAGAACAaagcatttaaaaacatttgtaatgTATCAAATTCTCGGACATAAAATATGCACCTCTTTGTCCAGGCCTCCCTGGGGCTCCAGTATTTCCCCTTTGTCCTTTTACTCCAATACTTCCAGTATCTCCCCAGAAACCAACTGGACCTGGGTCACCTAAGAGAGTGCAGTCAAACCTTGAATTTAGAATGCCtcagttttataaaaataaataaataaatcctgaAAACGTTGCTCCGGTTCTTGTACGCTGTCTTGGTTATGGTACAATATTACGTGTAACAAAGTAGTCAGGTTGCTCCATACTGTATAATTCTGTGGAATTAAATGGTCCAAAAAAGAACCCTATGCATTGCTTACTCACTGTCTGTGTGTTATTGATTGAGTCCAACTGCTGGTGAGAAATACTAGTGAATTGAGAACCTGTTGCAAAACATTAAGCTGGTGTCCACATTGTGATCTCACCAGGATGTATAAGAAGTCTGCATCAATAACAAATTCCTGGTGAAGACAGAAGAAATCAAGAAATGAAAATTAGACACCTGGCTGACCGGGGTCTCCTGGGGATCCAATCAGGTCTATTGGTATTGGAGCTGGAGGCCCTCGAGGACCCATGGGACCGGGGTCCCCAGTCATTCCTGGTTGACCCAAGGAACCTTTAATTCCATCACGACCAGGGTCACCTATAAACATAACATTTCAGGAAAGTCAGTCTTACTGGATTTTATATGAAGTTTTTCTATACATTTCTCAGCTACCTATTTGTCCTGGTGGTCCAATAATTCCAGGTAATCCTTGTGGCCCAAATTGTTGTAATCCATCTGGTCCAGGGTCTCCTCTGTGTCCTGAGAAAAACTAACTGATTTAACAATAATCTGAATGAAGTTCTTCACTTCAAAATGATGAATGACTTCTCATAGCACTGCGTAATGTTGGTGTAGACTCCTGCCTTACCTGGTTGGCCTGGCAGCCCGTTTTGGCCCTTTATTCCTTTTGGTCCAATATCACCTTGGGGACCTGGCACTGTTGGCCCAGGAAGACCAGGCTCTCCTGCTGGACCAGGCCTACCAAACCCAGGAGAGCCTTTATTTCCCTTTATACCTGGCAAGCCATCGGGTCCTATGAAAGGGGGTGGGGCAAAGAGACAATGACCAGATACAATGATGATCAGGTAAACAGACACAAGTATGCCATTGAAAACAGAATAGAACACTGACCGGGAGACCCTGAAGCACCATCTGGTCCTGGTGGTCCAGGAAGAGAATAATTACATAAGCCTTTGGGACCCGGTGGTCCAGGTGGTCCAACTAACCCTTTGTTTCCTGAATGCATCATGTGCCAGGGTTAGATAAATGAGTTTTTGATAGTATGGAattctttatcattattatataactGTCCAAGGATTTTAGGGAACCTCTTTCTCCTGGTGAGCCTGGATTTCCTGGTAATCCCGGGTTTCCAGGTGATCCAGGGATTCCTGGATCTCCTGAAGCGCCTTCAGACCCTTCATCTCCTTGTATTCCTGGGAGGCCTTTGAGTCCCGGATATCCATAACCAGCATCACCCTGAGAGAAGAAGTGAAATCTtaaattttaaaagtattttaagCCCCTAAAGGTTGCTTTGTACCACTGACTTTTAAGCCTGGAAGACCTGGAGGCCCTTGTTGACCTGGCCGGCCAGGGAGACCCAAACCTGTGGAACCTGGTAAACCAAGGGCTCCCTTCTCACCTgtataacacacacacttagtaGAGTAATGTATTACTAACCATGAGTTTTAAGTCACAAGTGGTGAATTTGGGTGAGTGCCGACAACCTTTCTCTCCTGGGTCTCCTGGGGGTCCAGGGAATGATGTATCACCAGGTTCCCCTTTCTGTCCTGAGAAGCCTGGTCTGCCGATGAAACCCGGAACCCCTGGATCACCTACAAattggtttgtttttatgagaatgaatgaGACGCTGGATAAAGCCATGCAGATTACCTTCTCTTCCTGGTGATCCAGGTAGACCTTTAAATCCACGTGGTCCAGGAAGACCTTTGGTGTAGATGCGGCTTGGTTCTCCTTTCTGGCCTACCAGTGAAACAGAAGAAAAGACACAAGAAGTCCATCTGCCTGTCTTTCAGAGCtctgtatgtactgtaagtcTACATCTTTACTTACCTGGAATTCCAGGTTGTCCAGGAAAGCCAGGTACCCCAAAATCTCCCTTAGTTCCAGGGGGTCCAGCAGGACCATATCCAAATGGTCCAGGGTAGCCTTGTGGCCCTGGTCTGCCCGAAGGTCCAGGTGGACCTGGGAAGCCTTTGTCTCCCTTCCCACCATTGTAGGGATACTTCAGAACGGATAAAATacttattataatttaaatgtgatcaaaaaatattctttaagtTTGCAGAGTAGAAAAAAGAACCTTATTACCGAATCCCCTGGAAGACCTTGAACACCTTTGGGGCCAGACAATCCTTGAGACCCAGGGAGGCCATCTCTTCCGGGACTGCCAGGGTATCCTAGGTCTCCTCTCTCCCCTTTCATCCCTGGACCGATATCGGAATATGGTTCTCCTTTTTGTCCAGGGAACCCTGGAACTCCTGTTATACCAACACGACCCTTGGCAGAACAAAGAATGAGTCAACAAAATCCAACAACTCAAccttttaatgtatattttcttaCTGGACTTCCACGTATGCCTTGAAGTCCTGGGAAACCCGGATCACCATTCTCTCCTGGTCCTTGATTATATCCTGACAGTGTAAAGAAAATGTTTACTATTGTGGACTGGTACATTTGACCTTGACCTCTTTTAGTTACATATTTCATGCTTTGACACAACTGAATAATGTATTTTGTCTTTTACCTGGTCGTCCTGGAGGACCAGGTGGACCCGGCGGACCTGGTAATCCTGTTGACGTACAATCATAGCAGGGTTCACCCTGTTCCCCTGTGAAAATCAGCTGTTATGATCAATGTGTTTCAATGTTTTCAACCCTCAGTAAGTATATTCTAATTTTCCTACCTTTCATCCCAAACATCCCATCATATCCAGCCGGTCCGGGGATACCCCTGCTTCCTTTCATTCCTGGCTGACCTTTGACTATTTTGCCATCTACAAGAGTTGAATACAGAACGGTGTTCATACTTTTCTTTGATTCAACAGAATAAACTTCATTTGTCATCACAGCAACTCATAAATTACAGTGTGTGCTTTTGGGTGAGCATTTGATGGCGATTAGAGACAATATACATAAATCGTTGCAACAAAGGTGCTAtaaaagcacaataaaaaacatatttgatccATATTATTTAATCCCCCTTGCTGGCATGCTGATGTGCAGAAACAGTTAATCAGGCTGTAAAAAGGAAAGTGTTAGCGTATCAATCATTTCATACTAGCAGCAGTTGACACAACCACAATAATCGCATATCATTCAATTCTCTGactgtttattattatctttggaAAGGTAGATATCATCATGGCCTGTAAGTGTATGTAccataaatgctccaattaacgcCTCTATTCAGTTAACTGCAGTGTCTCCTATTGTTCACTCATATCAACTTTGTTTTAAAACATCTGCACATACTTTTTTCTTCAGGAGGTCCACGTGGGCCTTGATCCCCAGCTGGCCCTTGATCACCAGGATCCCCTTCTGGACCAGGAGCCCCTCTGTAAATATCGCCTGGTTCCCCAGGATCCCCTTTCGGACCTGGAAACCCATCAGGACCTCGTGGACCAGGAAAGTTCTGAAGTGATTCTCCTGTGTACAATTTAGTGGGAGATGATGAGCAATGGGATGCTGtggatttgtacattttttacttAATATGGGCAAATGTCTTGTGACATTCAGATAATCAGTCAGCCCCAAATCAAATAttcttgatatatatatatagtatagtagtatatagtagtatagtatatataaagtatggcccgagggccatttgtggcccgcagCTCGTTTGTTTTTTGCCAAATCCCAACACAAAAAAGCAGCAATGGGGAAAAAGAGCAAAAGATAGGAAAAGGAGGAAAAGctgaaattaataataatgtctttaaaataattacaatgtcTAACTTACAATGTCTTGTAAAGTCAATTATACAcatgctttttgtttttccacttcctgcggATAAGTGTCCCAATACATTTGCCCATATGTTGTACCCAGCTAGACCAACACCTGGTGGGCCCATTGGTCCAGGAAATCCCTCAAaacctaaaataaaatacagactgttatttcatctcattttatgCATTTCGTACTTCAACCCGAGCCTTATCCGGGTTGCGTTCATTTACCTTGGCGTCCCACTAGTCCTGGTTCTCCTGGAAAACCTGGATCTCCCTGATAACCCTTTAGCAGCCCATCCACAGGTCCCACTATCTGCAAAAGGACAGAGTTAGCAGTTTAAACCATGTTCAAAATTGTTTGCATCAATAATGAAAGGATATGATTACTTTTAGTTCCCCGGGCGGACCAGGGAGACCTCTGTCCCCCTTTTCACCCTAAAGATGACAGAGCAGACAGTGGTACCTTTTAATAAAACATGGCAGCCAATTACAACGATTGTATTATGTACATAGATAATAATACGTGATGGCTGACCATCGCTCCTTGTGTTCCTGGATAGCCTAGATCGCCTCTAGAACCAGGCCTTCCCTAAAAACAACCTTATGTTATCATCAACACACACAGTCTACAAACATCCCTACCATGAATCCAGCCTGTCCAGGTTCGCCATCCTTCCCCATCTTTCCCTGCAAGGACAATTAAGTCCAGTGAGGACATTAGATCTGTGCATTCAATCAGTACACTCGTGTTTgttataaaaaaagaaccgttGACGCAGCGCCTCTggcatgcattcatttattttcccatTAAAGTTCTTTTTGCTGGAGACACATTACATGCCAGTCATCATAAAGGCAATAAACGCTTGTGACTGAGGAGGACCTCTGTTGCATTATTCACTGACTCTGCCTTGGAGGGAGGTGGCCTCTGCAAAGTTACTGTTTCACTTTGGCCTCCTTCAAAAATTTTAAGAGAATCTTCAGGTTTGATGCTGTGttaaataaacaacacatttgTTAATGAAAGACTCAACATTACCTCATTTCATTTGTTACTTTacacattaccgccatctgCTGTTTAACATGTATACATGCTTTATTAGTGTAACAAACGAAAGTATGATATTTAATACAGTGTCTTACTTCTGCACCCGGTTGACCTCTGTCTCCTTTTGCTCCTTTTGTGTAGGAGTCCCCACCAGGGTCTCCCTGGGGAAGAACACCAAAACCATGAGGG
Proteins encoded in this region:
- the LOC131126349 gene encoding collagen alpha-5(IV) chain-like isoform X2; this encodes MGRRVSLLALVLFAVMLMDTGAKNCVCSGRSRCHCEGVKGSRGDKGVPGVPGAPGPEGRKGSDGHAGPRGPKGNTGPDGPVGLPGDPGLTGKEGFAGSHGLPGIPGLQGPPGQAGAPGCNGTDGDNGPPGAPGAPGPDGPPGPPGASGPKGESPVSVDGIPGPPGLPGRDGNPGETGFQGKPGRGGDPGPRGPVGPPGRAGTPGSKGQEGFGATPGPRGLKGRKGLQGPPGPPGRIKEFFTESLVLKGAKGDRGDTGDKGCKGAPGDPGGDSYTKGAKGDRGQPGAEGKMGKDGEPGQAGFMGRPGSRGDLGYPGTQGAMGEKGDRGLPGPPGELKIVGPVDGLLKGYQGDPGFPGEPGLVGRQGFEGFPGPMGPPGESLQNFPGPRGPDGFPGPKGDPGEPGDIYRGAPGPEGDPGDQGPAGDQGPRGPPEEKNGKIVKGQPGMKGSRGIPGPAGYDGMFGMKGEQGEPCYDCTSTGLPGPPGPPGPPGRPGYNQGPGENGDPGFPGLQGIRGSPGRVGITGVPGFPGQKGEPYSDIGPGMKGERGDLGYPGSPGRDGLPGSQGLSGPKGVQGLPGDSYPYNGGKGDKGFPGPPGPSGRPGPQGYPGPFGYGPAGPPGTKGDFGVPGFPGQPGIPGQKGEPSRIYTKGLPGPRGFKGLPGSPGREGDPGVPGFIGRPGFSGQKGEPGDTSFPGPPGDPGEKGEKGALGLPGSTGLGLPGRPGQQGPPGLPGLKGDAGYGYPGLKGLPGIQGDEGSEGASGDPGIPGSPGNPGLPGNPGSPGERGNKGLVGPPGPPGPKGLCNYSLPGPPGPDGASGSPGPDGLPGIKGNKGSPGFGRPGPAGEPGLPGPTVPGPQGDIGPKGIKGQNGLPGQPGHRGDPGPDGLQQFGPQGLPGIIGPPGQIGDPGRDGIKGSLGQPGMTGDPGPMGPRGPPAPIPIDLIGSPGDPGQPGDPGPVGFWGDTGSIGVKGQRGNTGAPGRPGQRGPTGEPGIEGSVFSKGNRGPAGIPGIPGTRGRPGPMGTKGDQGIPGPPGINGAPGPRGNKGDKGEPNYYGHGPPGPIGQKGEPGLSYKHTMKGQKGEPGIVGPAGLPGRHGFKGEPGPDGQNGSPGYQGPRGLDGPQGWKGHRGPNGPPGAQGPPGPPGSVGSKGNQGQDGIPGPPGQKGDATGLEGPPGPRGLPGQPGAPGHPGSPGLPGTGDHGPRGARGPPGGHGGSGQRGPPGRDGTCVPGIKGDRGPHGGQGRPGNPGPPGPPGPSAPGLKGNIGDPGPPGRPGYTGPPGDSGIPGPPGPRGQPGDPGPIGDSGLPGIDGFPGDRGDPGYIPGPTGPPGEKGFPGQPALFL